In Gadus chalcogrammus isolate NIFS_2021 chromosome 1, NIFS_Gcha_1.0, whole genome shotgun sequence, one DNA window encodes the following:
- the tuba5 gene encoding tubulin alpha 5, protein MRECISIHVGQAGVQTGNACWELFCLEHDVGPDGVVLDVPLQANSRQDPFNTFFNTGSSGRHVPRALYVDLEPTVIDEVRVGTYRDLFHPEQLISGKEDAANNYARGHYTVGKEMIDTVMERIRKMTDQCTGLQGFLVFHSFGGGTGSGFTSLLMERLSVDYGKKSKLEFAIYPAPQVSTAVVEPYNSILTTHTTLEHTDCAFMVDNEAIYDICHRNMDIEHPSYINLNRLIGQIVSSITASLRFDGALNVDLTEFQTNLVPFPRIHFPLVTYSPIISAEKAYHEQLTVLEITSSCFEPANQMVKCDPRHGMYMACCMLYRGDVVPKDVNAAIANIKTRRSIQFVDWCPTGFKVGINYQPPTAVPGGDLATIQRSVCMLSNTTAIAEAWARLDHKFDLMYSKRAFVHWYVGEGMEEGEFTEAREDMACLEKDYEELGKMSTDSDGDELGEEY, encoded by the exons GGAGCACGACGTGGGGCCTGACGGGGTGGTCCTGGATGTGCCCCTGCAGGCCAACTCTCGCCAGGACCCCTTCAACACCTTCTTCAACACGGGCAGCTCCGGGcgccacgtccccagagccctGTACGTGGACCTGGAGCCCACTGTGATAG ATGAGGTGAGGGTTGGGACATACAGAGACCTTTTCCATCCTGAGCAGCTTATTTCCGGGAAAGAGGATGCAGCCAACAACTACGCCCGTGGCCACTACACTGTTGGCAAGGAGATGATTGACACGGTCATGGAGCGTATCCGTAAAATG ACGGATCAGTGCACTGGGCTCCAGGGCTTCCTGGTGTTCCACAGCTTTGGCGGCGGCACCGGCTCTGGCTTCACCTCCCTGCTGATGGAGCGCCTGTCAGTCGACTACGGCAAGAAGTCTAAGCTGGAGTTCGCCATCTACCCGGCCCCCCAGGTGTCCACCGCCGTGGTGGAGCCCTACAACTCCATCCTCACCACGCACACCACCCTGGAGCACACCGACTGCGCCTTCATGGTGGACAACGAGGCCATCTACGACATCTGCCACCGCAACATGGACATTGAGCACCCCAGCTACATCAACCTCAACCGCCTCATCGGGCAGATTGTCTCCTCCATCACCGCCTCGCTGCGTTTCGACGGCGCCCTCAACGTGGACCTGACGGAGTTCCAGACCAACCTGGTGCCGTTTCCCCGCATCCACTTCCCGCTCGTCACCTACTCCCCCATCATCTCCGCCGAGAAGGCCTACCACGAGCAGCTCACCGTGCTGGAGATCACCAGCTCCTGCTTCGAGCCGGCCAATCAGATGGTCAAGTGTGACCCCCGCCACGGCATGTACATGGCGTGCTGCATGCTGTACCGCGGCGACGTGGTCCCCAAGGACGTGAACGCAGCCATCGCCAACATCAAGACCCGGCGCTCCATCCAGTTTGTGGATTGGTGCCCCACTGGTTTCAAG GTGGGGATTAACTACCAGCCTCCAACTGCAGTGCCTGGGGGCGACCTGGCCACGATCCAGAGGTCTGTGTGTATGCTGAGCAACACCACGGCTATTGCAGAGGCCTGGGCCCGTTTGGACCACAAGTTTGACCTGATGTATTCTAAGCGGGCCTTTGTCCACTGGTACGTGGGCGAGGGCATGGAGGAAGGAGAGTTTACTGAAGCCAGAGAAGATATGGCCTGTCTCGAAAAGGATTATGAGGAGCTAGGCAAAATGAGTACTGACTCGGATGGTGATGAATTGGGTGAAGAGTATTGA